In Bosea sp. PAMC 26642, the DNA window GGCGGTGGCGTGAAGGAGAGGTCCTGCGCCTCGGCGATGCCACGCCCGTCGAGCAATGCCGCCATGCCGCGCAAGGAGCGCGCGCCATAGACGTCCTGCAGCGTGATCCCGGCATAGGCCGGCGTCTCGCGCACGATCGAGATAAAGCGTGCCGCCAGCAGCGAATGGCCGCCGAGATCGACGAAGAAATCGGCCTCCAGCGGCAGCGACGCCGCACCGAGCACGCGCTTGGCCGCCTCCAGCAGGGCGGCCTCGGTCGCATTGCGCGGCGGCTCCTGCTCGCCGGCGGCCGCAGGTGCCGTCAGGGGCGCGGCCTTAAGCATCTTGCGGTCGATCTTGCCGGAGACCATGCGCGGCAGCGACCCGACCGCCTCGAAATGCGCCGGCACCATATAGGGCGGCAGCTTGTCCCGCAGCGCTGCGCGTAACGCCGCCCCGTCCACCGCGATGCCAGGCTCGGCCACGACGAAGGCCACCAGCCGCTCGATCTCCTCGTCGGTGCGCATCACCACCGCCGCCTGGTTGACGCCCGGCTCGTCGGCAAGCTTCGATTCGATCTCGCCGAGTTCGACCCGGAAGCCGCGGATCTTGATCTGGTCGTCGATGCGACCGTGGAAGACGATGTTGCCATTGTCGTCGAGGCTGACCGCATCGCCCGAGCGGTAGAGCACGGGATCGTCGATCCCGCCGAAGGGATTGGCGATGAACTTCTCCGCCGTCAGCTCGGGGCGTCCATGATAGCCCTTGGCGACGCCGGGACCGCCGATCAGCAACTCGCCCTGCTCGCCGGGCGCCACCGGCTTCATGCCCTCGCTGACGACATAGGCGGTGTAGTTGGCGATCGGCCGGCCGATGGTGACCACCTCCCCGGGCAGGACCTCGGCCGCGGTCGCGACGACGGTCGCCTCGGTCGGACCATAGGTGTTGAGGATGCGCCGGCCGGGACGCGACCATTTCTGCACGATGGCGGGCGGCAGCGCCTCGCCGCCGAGCAGGATCAGCCGCAGCGACGGCACATCCGACGGCAGGATGCCGAGCAGTGTCGGCACCGTGTCGATCACGGTCACGCCGGCCTCGGTCAGGATGCCGGGCAGCCTCTCGGCATCGCCCATCGTCTCCGGGCTCGCGACATAGAGCGTCGCGCCGACGAGATAGGGCGTCCAGATTTCTTCCATCGAGAGATCGAAGGCGACCGAGGCGCCCTGGAACACGATGTCGTCCGGCCCGACGCCATAGAAGGCGTTTCCCGAGCGCAGGAAATGACAGATGTTGCGATGACTGATGACGATCGCCTTGGGCGTTCCCGTCGAGCCGGAGGTGTAGATCAGATAGGCCGGATGCTGCTGGGTCAGCCCAGCAGCCCTTGCCGGCATGGCCGCGCCGTCGTCGCCGGCGGCGAGCTCGTCGGGGGCCCAGACCGTGCAGCCGGTCGCCTCCGCCCTGCCCTTCCATTCGGGAGCGGTCACGATGCCCTTGGCGGCGGCATCGATCAGGCAGGTCGCGATCCGGTCGACCGGCGCCTCGGCATCGAAGGGCACCCAGGCGGCACCACTCCGGGTGATCGCGATCTGGGCGATGAGCAGGTCGATGCCGCGCGGCATCCACAAGCCGACCATGTCGCCAGGTCCGACACCGGCCCGCGCCAGGCCACGCGCCTGCCGTCCTGCCAGCGCCCAGATCTCGTCATAGCTCAGGCTGCGTCCGGCATCGACCAGCGCGGGATGGGCGCCGCGCGCCGCCACGCTCGCCGCGAGGATTTCGCCCAGCACCTCGTCGCGCAGCAGATCAGGCCGCTTCTCGCCTGCCAGCATCGCCAGCGGGCGCGCGCCCGCAACCGTTCCGGTCGCCGGGATGGTGCTGATATCGTTCATGCGCCCTGCTGCGGCCGCATCCGGGAGGCGTCATGGAGTCGCCCGCTGGTGCGACCGTCCGACATGACCTCCCGAGCTGAGCCGCACCTTCAATTCGATCCGGAACGCCGCATCTCCGATACGGAAATCCGGCTGTGCCCCCCGGCCGAGCCAGCCGCCGCCGCTCGGCGTCCTGCTAGCACGCCACTCGTGCAAAAGCACGACTGAACCCGCGATGAACGCCTGAGGCGCGGTGTCGCCGGGTCGCGTGCAGCGGATGTCCGCCTAGACCCATTCGGCCCGATTTCCGGTGACGACGAGGATCTTGCCTTGCCAGATCTCGACCAGAGCTGCTTTCTGCGGCGACACCGCACCGACTAGGGCCAGCACCGCGCGCGCCACGCCGCCATGGCTGACGATGACGGTCTCAGCCGTCAGTTCGGTCAGGACCGGCCTGATTCGCTCGGCCAGCATCCGGTAGCTCTCGCCATTCGGCGGTACGAAACCCCATTTGTCGCGCTCCCGCGCCGAGGCGAGCTCGCGGTCGGTCTTGCGCATTTCGCGCCAGGTCCGCCCCTCCCAGTCGCCGAAGGTCAGCTCGCGCAGGCGCTCGTCGAGGCGGTAGCCGCCCGCCGGGAGCCCGAGTTCGGCGCGCAGGATGTCCATGGTGTCACGGGCGCGCAGCATCGGCGAGCCAATGAAGTCGAGCGCTGCGAAATCGGGCACGAGTTCGCGCAGCCGATGCGCCGCTTCCACCGCCTGCCGGCGTCCGAGATCGTTCAGCGGAATGTCCTGGCCGCCCTGCAGCCGCCCTTCGCGATTCCAGTCGGTCTCGCCGTGACGGACGAGGATAAGGCGGTGCGGGAGGCTGATCGGGACCATGCCGGGCTCATGCACGTTGGCGGTCACGGCGTCAAAGCACGGCCGCGTGCATGGGCCATGCGTTGCTGCCATGGGCCAGACGCGGACGCTTTCGGTTGGCCCGCTCCGCGTGGCTGTGTATAGGCGGCACTCCGCCGCTGCAGATTGTTGAAATGGCCCAGGCCCTTGTCTTGACAGCCCTTGTCTTGCCAGATGGTCGCAGGCTCGACCTCGACGCCAGGCCCCTGCTGATGGGCGTCGTCAACGTAACCCCCGACTCCTTTTCCGACGGCGGGCTGCTGCAGAGCGTCGACGACGCGCTCGCCCATGCCCGGACATTGGTCGAGGAAGGCGCCGACATCGTCGACATCGGCGGCGAATCGACCCGCCCCGGCCATGCCGCCATTGACGCTGCGACCGAGATCGCGCGCGTATTGCCAGTCATCGGGGGCCTGAGCGGGTCGAGCTTTGCGCCCATATCGATCGACACATCGAAGGCGCAGGTTGCCGACGCCGCATTGAAGGCCGGGGCGGCAATCGTCAACGATGTCTGGGGCTGCCAGCGCGAGCCGGCCATCGCCGACGTCGCCGCCCGCCATGGCGCCCCGATGATCCTGATGCACAACCGCGAGACGATCGACGCCGGCATCGATATCCTCGACGATGTCCTGCGTTTCCTTGAACGCTCGATCGTGATCGCCACGAAAGCCGGCGTGCCGCGCAGCCAGATCGTCGTCGATCCCGGCATCGGTTTCGGCAAGACCCAGACGCAGAACCTGTCCCTGATACGCGACCTCGATCGCCTGGCCGAGCTCGGCTGTCCGGTCCTCCTCGGCGCCTCGCGCAAATCGACGATCGGCCGCATCACCGGCCAGACTGTCCCCGCCGAGCGCGTCGCCGGCAGCATCGCAGCCCATCTGTTCGGCGTCAGCCGGGGCGCAGCCATCATCCGCGCGCATGACGTGCGCGGCCATTCCGACGCGCTCAAGGTCTGGGCCGCCATCCGCGAGCCGGCAAAGGTGACATCATGAGCGAAACCGGCAGCATCCTGATCGAAAAGCTGGATATCTACGCCTATCACGGGTTCTTTTCGGAGGAAGAGCGGCTGGGGCAGCGCTTCGTGCTCGATCTGGTGCTGGAGACGGACCTGCGTGCTTCCGCGGTCAGCGACGCGCTGGCCGACACCGTGAACTACGGCACGGTCGTCGCCGTGGTCACGGAAACTTTCACCGCCCGCCGCTTCAACCTGCTGGAAGCCGCTGCGCGCGCCGTCGCGCTGGCCGTCCTCGACGGTTTTTCGGCGGTGACCCGTGTCGAGGTGACGCTGCGCAAGCCTGCCCCGCCGATCCATGCGACCTTGGGCAGCGTGGGTATCAAGCTGGATTATCGGCGTGGTGGTTGAAGCTGCGCTCGGCCTCGGCGGCAATCTCGGCGACCCCGTCGCCGCTTTCGCCGCCGCGCTGAAGGGGCTGGCACGGCACCCCGCGATCGCCTCCGTCCGCTCATCTAGCGTCTACCGCACAGCTCCCTG includes these proteins:
- the folB gene encoding dihydroneopterin aldolase, producing MSETGSILIEKLDIYAYHGFFSEEERLGQRFVLDLVLETDLRASAVSDALADTVNYGTVVAVVTETFTARRFNLLEAAARAVALAVLDGFSAVTRVEVTLRKPAPPIHATLGSVGIKLDYRRGG
- a CDS encoding histidine phosphatase family protein, which translates into the protein MVPISLPHRLILVRHGETDWNREGRLQGGQDIPLNDLGRRQAVEAAHRLRELVPDFAALDFIGSPMLRARDTMDILRAELGLPAGGYRLDERLRELTFGDWEGRTWREMRKTDRELASARERDKWGFVPPNGESYRMLAERIRPVLTELTAETVIVSHGGVARAVLALVGAVSPQKAALVEIWQGKILVVTGNRAEWV
- the folP gene encoding dihydropteroate synthase codes for the protein MAQALVLTALVLPDGRRLDLDARPLLMGVVNVTPDSFSDGGLLQSVDDALAHARTLVEEGADIVDIGGESTRPGHAAIDAATEIARVLPVIGGLSGSSFAPISIDTSKAQVADAALKAGAAIVNDVWGCQREPAIADVAARHGAPMILMHNRETIDAGIDILDDVLRFLERSIVIATKAGVPRSQIVVDPGIGFGKTQTQNLSLIRDLDRLAELGCPVLLGASRKSTIGRITGQTVPAERVAGSIAAHLFGVSRGAAIIRAHDVRGHSDALKVWAAIREPAKVTS